In Pseudoxanthomonas sp. SE1, the genomic stretch TGGCCATCGTCGCCAGCCTGCTCGCCGGGATGCTGCCTGCCTGGCGCGCCATGCAGGTGACGCCCGCCATCCAGCTCAAGAGCCAGTGACCCATCCATCCAAGAGGCACGCCATGGACATCCGCCCCATTCTTTCCACTCTGTCCCGCCACAAGACGGCCGCCGCGCTGATCGTGCTGGAAGTCGCGCTGTCGTGCGCCATCATCTGCAACGCCGTCTTCCTCATCACCCAGCGACTGGAGCGCATCGACCGCCCCACCGGCCTGGCCAACGAGGAGATCGTGCGCATCAGCATGGGCAACATCGGCGATAACCCCGAAGCCGATGCGCTGGTGAAACAGGACGTCGCCAGCCTGCGCGCGCTGCCGGGCGTGCAGGCCGCCGGCAGCATCAACCATGTGCCGTTCGACAACTCATCGTGGAACAGCTCCATCCAGCTAGCCCCCGAGCAGGAGCGCCCGAGCGCGCAGGCGAACGTCTATCTTGGCGATGCCGTCATCGACACGCTGGGACTGAAGCTGGCCGAAGGCCGCGATTTCACGCCCGACGAGTACGTCAACTGGACCGAGATCAACAAGCAGAACGCGAAGTACGTGATGCCGGCGGTGATCCTGAGCCGCGAACTGGCCAACAAGCTGTTCCCCGGCGAGAGTGCGGTCGGCAAGAACATCTATGCCTGGAACACCGACAATGCGCCGCACAGGGTGGTCGGCGTGGTCGATCGGCTGATCCGCACCAACGACAACGGCGGTCCGGCCGAAGGCGGCTTCAGCATGATCCTGCCTGCGAAGGACCTGACCATGGGCACCTTCGTGCTGCGCACCACGCCCGAGCGCCGAACGGAAGTGCAGAAGGCGGCGATCGCCGCGCTGGAGAAGAACAGTTCGCGCCGGCTGATCCTGCGCGAGGGCACGTTCACCGACATCATGAGCGACTACTACCGCGGCGACCGCGCGATGGCCTGGCTGCTGATCACCGTGATCATCTCGCTGCTGGTGGTGACCGCGTTGGGCATCGTCGGCCTGGCCAGCTTCTGGGTGCAGCAGCGTACCAAGCAGATCGGCATCCGCCGCGCGCTGGGCGCGACCAAGGGGCAGATCCTGCGCTACTTCCAGACCGAGAACTTCCTGCTGGCGACCATCGGCATCGTGATCGGCATGATGCTCGCCTACGGCATCAACCAGTTGCTGATGGGCAAGTACGAACTGCCCCGCCTGCCGCTGCTGTACCTGCCGGTCGGTGCGGTGCTGCTGTGGCTGCTGGGCCAGATCGCCGTGTACGGGCCGGCGCGCAAGGCCGCGTCGGTGCCGCCAGCGGTGGCGACGCGTACCGCCTGAGGCTGCGCGGGCCCGCAGACCCGCCATGGTCCGCTCCCGTCTGCTGATGCTCGGTCGACATCCATGGCTGAGCGTCCTGCTGGTGTCGGAGGTCGTGGCCTTGGTCGTGCTGGCAACCCTGGCATGGTCCGCATGGCGGACCATGCCTTCGCTGCCCTCGCTGCTGCCGGAGGACGAGATCACGGTCTTCCCCCGCCTGGACACCGCCGACAACACGCCGCTCCCATCGGCCGAGTTGCTGCGACGGGTCAAGGCCGTCCCGGGTGTACGTCATGCGGCGATCGGAAACCAGTCGCCCTACTCGCCCGACGTATCGTGGACGGCCCGCGTATGGACGGACGACGCACACGGCGGCGACGTGGTGGTTGCGACGTACTTTGGATCGGAGGCGATGCTGCAGACATTGGGACTTCGCGTTGTCGAAGGCCGGGACTTCATGCCCGTCGATTTCACGTCCTACACCGGCGACCAGACCCGCATGCACGCGACCGGCGCCCCGGCCATCATCAGCGCGAGCCTGGCCAAGCACCTGTCCCCCACCGCACCTGTCATCGGTCGACGTCTCTACATCCATGGCGACGCGCCGCTGACCGTCGTAGGCGTCGTCTCCGCACTGCCTGCGGCAACAAACGGATTCGCACAGAATCCAGAAGGCTTCTCCATCCTGCTGCCAACGGTGCCGGCGGACGCACGGCTTGGGCCTCTGCTGGTCCGCAGCGGGATCGGGAACCGTGTCCGCGTTGCCAGTGGCGTGGAGCAGGCATTGAGGACCTCCTTTCCGCGCGGGATCCTGGGCACGTCGCGATCCCTCGCCGCAGACCGCACCGCATCGCTGGACTCCCTGTATCCCGAGCGGCAGCGAGCACTGTGGACAGCGGCCGGCCTCTGCGCGCTGTGCCTGCTCGCGACCCTGCTGCTCGCGACCGACTGGATGGCGCGACACCACCGGCTGGAACTCAGCTTGCGCATGGCGTTCGGCGCACGCCGCAACCAGCTGGTACGGGAGTGGAGCCTGGAACTCGCGGCGGTGACCGGTCTGGGCGCGACCCTCGGCTGGCTCCTGCTGCACTCACCCGTGGCCGCGCGACTTGCCAGCGGCGCGCTCGCCGTCCACCCAGTCGAAACCGCATCGCTGGCGCTCGCTTGCGCGATCGTGCTTCCGGTCATCGCGACTTGGGCGGCGTCGCACGCGTTCAGCATCCCGCCGCACCTCGTCAGCCGCAGTCCTTCGGTTAGGCTATAGCGCATGCCCACCATCCTCGTCATCGACGACAACCTGGCCGTCAGCACGGCACTGGAAGTCCTCTTCTCGCTGCACGACATCGACACGCTGCATGCCGAATCGCCGGAAGCAGGCCTGGCCCTGCTGCGCGAGCAAGCGGTCGACCTGGTCATCCAGGACATGAACTTCACCGAGGACACCACGTCCGGCGTGGAAGGCGAGCAGCTGTTCACCGCAATCCGAGCGCAGTGGCCCGACCTTCCCGTGATCCTGCTCACGGCGTGGACGCATCTGGAAGCGGCGGTGAACCTGGTCAAGGCCGGCGCAACGGACTATCTGGCCAAACCCTGGGACGACCGCAAGCTGCTGGCGACCGTCAACACGCTGCTGGAACTCGCTGAAACGCGCAATGAGCTCGATCGCCGCCGCAGCCGCGAACGCCGCAGCCGCGACCAGCTGTCCAGCAAGTACGATCTGCGCAACCTCGTGTTCGAAGATCCTGCGAGCGAACGCGTCGTCGCACTCGCCTGCCAGGTGGCGCGTTCGGACTTGCCGGTGCTGATCACCGGCCCGAATGGCGCGGGCAAGGAGAAGATCGCCGAGATCATCCAGGCCAACTCCAGCGTGAAGTCGGGCGCCTTCGTGACGCTCAACTGCGGCGCCCTGCCCTCCGAACTGATCGAAGCCGAATTGTTCGGTGCCGATGCCGGCGCCTACACCGGTGCCAACAAGGCGCGCGAGGGCA encodes the following:
- a CDS encoding FtsX-like permease family protein produces the protein MDIRPILSTLSRHKTAAALIVLEVALSCAIICNAVFLITQRLERIDRPTGLANEEIVRISMGNIGDNPEADALVKQDVASLRALPGVQAAGSINHVPFDNSSWNSSIQLAPEQERPSAQANVYLGDAVIDTLGLKLAEGRDFTPDEYVNWTEINKQNAKYVMPAVILSRELANKLFPGESAVGKNIYAWNTDNAPHRVVGVVDRLIRTNDNGGPAEGGFSMILPAKDLTMGTFVLRTTPERRTEVQKAAIAALEKNSSRRLILREGTFTDIMSDYYRGDRAMAWLLITVIISLLVVTALGIVGLASFWVQQRTKQIGIRRALGATKGQILRYFQTENFLLATIGIVIGMMLAYGINQLLMGKYELPRLPLLYLPVGAVLLWLLGQIAVYGPARKAASVPPAVATRTA
- a CDS encoding ABC transporter permease, with amino-acid sequence MPSLPSLLPEDEITVFPRLDTADNTPLPSAELLRRVKAVPGVRHAAIGNQSPYSPDVSWTARVWTDDAHGGDVVVATYFGSEAMLQTLGLRVVEGRDFMPVDFTSYTGDQTRMHATGAPAIISASLAKHLSPTAPVIGRRLYIHGDAPLTVVGVVSALPAATNGFAQNPEGFSILLPTVPADARLGPLLVRSGIGNRVRVASGVEQALRTSFPRGILGTSRSLAADRTASLDSLYPERQRALWTAAGLCALCLLATLLLATDWMARHHRLELSLRMAFGARRNQLVREWSLELAAVTGLGATLGWLLLHSPVAARLASGALAVHPVETASLALACAIVLPVIATWAASHAFSIPPHLVSRSPSVRL
- a CDS encoding sigma-54 dependent transcriptional regulator; protein product: MPTILVIDDNLAVSTALEVLFSLHDIDTLHAESPEAGLALLREQAVDLVIQDMNFTEDTTSGVEGEQLFTAIRAQWPDLPVILLTAWTHLEAAVNLVKAGATDYLAKPWDDRKLLATVNTLLELAETRNELDRRRSRERRSRDQLSSKYDLRNLVFEDPASERVVALACQVARSDLPVLITGPNGAGKEKIAEIIQANSSVKSGAFVTLNCGALPSELIEAELFGADAGAYTGANKAREGKFEAADGGTLFLDEIGNLPLTGQMKLLRVLETGRFERLGSNRERQVTVRVISATNADLPTMIREGSFREDLYYRLNAIELALPPLAERPGDILPLAERFRPADKPLGESARAALLRHAWPGNVRELRNVIQRAGLLAMGDRIEAADLNLPRPAPARSTVVAEPERADIEAALARAGGIIAQAAADLGMSRQALYRRMERFGIKTP